CCCGGGACGCGGCCGCCGCGGCGGCGGCTGCCGCGCCGAGCGCGGCGCAATCGTCCGCGCAATCGGCCGCTCCCACCCCGCCGCCGGCGATGACTGTGCGCAATATCGTGGTGCAGTTCGCCTCGCCCGATCCGCAGACTTTCGATGCGGCGCTTTCGGGCGTGCGCGGCACGCCGGGCGTGCGATCGGTTGCGGTGACGAGTACGGCGATGGGCGGAACCTCGGTAATGAGCGTGAGCTTTGCCGGATCGCTCGAGGAACTCGCCGGAGGCCTGCGCTCGCGCGGCTTCACCGTCCGCCAGGGTGCGAACGCGCTCGCGATCAGCCGCTAGGGCGGGCAATTCTGGTATTGCTGCGGACGATGGCCGATTCCCGCATCCCGGTATCGCAGATCGCGCTGCCCCTCGAACCGGGGGCGAAGGCCGCGCCGCAACGGATCGTGGTCGGCAATGCCAATCGCGCCGCGGTCGAGGCGCTGGGCGATCCCGACGGCTGGCCATTCGGTACCGCGATCCTTACTGGGCCGCCGCGTGCGGGCAAGTCGCTGCTGGGGCGCTGGGCCGGTGCGCAGGGAATTGCGGTGATCGACGGCGCCGACCGGCTCGAGGAAACCGATCTGTTTCACCGCTGGAACGCAATCCAGCCGGGCGGTTCGCAGGCCGGCGGACGGCTGCTGCTGATCGCCGACAGCCGCCCGTGGGAAATCGCGCTGCCCGATCTCAATTCGCGGCTTGGCGGTTCGCTGCAGCTCGAGATCGGCGATCCCGATGACGCCATGGCGGCGCAACTGGTCACCGCCTTCGCCGAACAGCGCGGCCTGTCGCTCGCCGACGGGGCCGCGGAT
The Erythrobacter sp. JK5 DNA segment above includes these coding regions:
- a CDS encoding ATPase, which gives rise to MADSRIPVSQIALPLEPGAKAAPQRIVVGNANRAAVEALGDPDGWPFGTAILTGPPRAGKSLLGRWAGAQGIAVIDGADRLEETDLFHRWNAIQPGGSQAGGRLLLIADSRPWEIALPDLNSRLGGSLQLEIGDPDDAMAAQLVTAFAEQRGLSLADGAADYLVPRAERSFEALEHLIATVDRISLERQVPATMSVWRAALEALHGPEQQRLF